The genomic DNA AGATTCAAGCGGAATTGAGCTTTTACAAGGATCGTGTACAACAAGCCCCCACAAGTGGTTTGAATTTATCTGCCTTAGCTGGAACATATTGGAAAATGGGTAAGGCAACCGGCGAAGTCAGTTGGTATTTATTGGCCGAAAAAACCGCACAACGCTCACTCTCCAGTTTGCCATTTGATAATGCTGGAGCGAAATTGACCCTCGCTAAAATCGCCCAGGCACAGCACAACTTCAAGCAAACCAATAAAATCACGCAACAAATACTCACAGAACAACCGGGCAATGAAGAAGCACAGGCCATTTTAGTCACGAGCCATTTGGCGACTGGTAATTTGATCGAAGCCGATCGATTAGTCACACAGTTGGTTAAATCGACACCAACCCTGCCAACTTTGACGTTGCAAGCCTTAGTCCAAGATGCACGGGGTGAAGCCTCTACCAGCCAGACCTTTGAGGCGGCGATCGCGGCTGAAGAACCGGGAGAAATTGGCAGCTCCGCTTTTGCCCGAGTCATGTATGGCAGACATTATGCGCGGCAGGGCAAACTCCAAAAAGCCGAAAGTCTGTACCAAGCCGCCCTGGAGATCTTGCCGAACTATCCACTCGCCTTAGTGCAATTAGCTTCACTCAAAATTCGTCAAGGCAAGTACGAAGCAGCGGAGCAAGCCTACAATCAGATTGTGGCCTATTCACGCCAGGAAGCAACCGTATTTGATCATGTGATTCTGCGGGGTAAGGCGCGGATTAAACAGCTCCAAGGGCAAGCGTTTACCCCACTACTCCAAAAAGCCGAGACGCTGTTACGGCAGGAAACAAATACGGGCCATGATGCCACAAGTCTAGAGCAAGGTAGCTTTGGCCATCGGCGAGAATTAGCGTTGTTATTGCTCGATCGCAATCAGCCTCAGACCAATGCTGAAGCCTTGAAATTGATGCAGGCGGAAGTCAAGGTCAGACAAGACGCTCAAACCTTAAGTGCATTAGCACAGGCTCAATTCCGAGCCGATCGTCACCAAGCAGCACACCTCAGCATTCAGAAAGCGATCGCGACGGGAATTGCTGACCCAGCGCTATTTATGCAAGCGGCTCAGATTGCTCGCAGGCTTGACAAACCACAACAGGCCCAACGCTACGCCAATCGTGCGACCCAAATTGATCCTAGCTTTGACCAGCAAGCCCAACGCGCGATCGGGCTAGAAATTTAGTTAGTACATCCTCTTGAAGCAACGGCAGCTTTAGCCATGAAACACCTCAAATATCTCATCACCGCCTGTTGTCTGACACTTTTGCTCATCGTTTATTCTGGTGCTGGCGCGGACGCCCATTGGGCTGATTCGGCGGTCGGGGAGATCACAATCACTCAGAAATCCGCTGAATTTGTTTTGACATTACCCTCAGCATTATTAGATGTTGCGGATGACAATCGAGATGGGCAAATCACTGCCGATGAAATTCAGCAAAACCAAGCTGTTCTGACAAATTTACTCAACGATCGAGTACAGCTTACTGACCAGACAGAATTAGGACAACTTGAGCAAATAGCCCTCAGGCAATCAGCCCCAGCTAATCCAACCCATACGACGATCGCGTTAACTTACCGCTGGAAAACACCGATTGAGGCACTGCAAGCAACCTATAAATTATTCTTACCTGATGCGCCCAATGCTCGCTGTGTTGTGACGATAAGCCATCAGGGAAATACCCAAAGTGTAATTTTCAGTCCGCTCAGTCCAACTGCAAGCCTCATCAAATCACCAATATTGCAGCAGGCAAAGAGCTTTATGCTGTTAGGGATTGAGCATATTTTGACTGGCTACGATCACATTCTCTTCATCGTCAGTTTGCTACTAATGGCTGGGAGCTTATCGCAAATTTCCGTGCTGATTATGGCGTTTACAATTGGCCATTCAATAACGCTGGCTTTAGCTGTATTAAATGTTGTTTCCCTGCCATCACAGTTAGTGGAAAGTCTCATTGCTTTGTCGATCGTTTATGTCGCGGTTGAGGCAATGAGACGTAAATCAATGCGCTACCGTTGGCTGACGATTTTTGGGCTTGGCATGATTCATGGGCTAGGGTTTGCAGGGATTTTGCAGGATTTAGCGATTATAGGACAACGTCTTGGTATCACACTGTTCAGTTTCAACTTGGGCTTAGAAGTTGGGCAGATATTGATTATTATTATCGGTTTAACGGTAATTTCAGCTTGCCAGCGAATCCGATGTAATCAAGGATGGCGACTTAATTTATTGCGAACGATTGCGGCTGGCATTGCGATTACGGGGAGCACCTGGTTCATGCAACGCGCATTTCTGGGTTAGTCTAAGCGATCAATTCTATCTAAAGCCGCAATTCACGCTTAATTCATTGTTACCCAGACTTATCCAATTTGGATAAAACCCGCTTTAGAATGGTGGTAGAACCGATTGGCCAGACCCTGAGTTCTCGATGATAGTGAGAGATTAATGCGACTTAATTTAAGCATTGCTACGCTGCTAGGAATTCTATTGTTAGGTGGAATGGGATTGGCACAATCGACCTTTGCTGTGTCCATTGTGCAGTTATCACCAACCCGCCGAACTGAACTCCAACAGCTATATCACCAGGGCCAAAAAGCATACCGCGATCGCCAATATCAATCGGCTGAAGCAACTTGGAAGCAAGGATTGCAAATAACGCGTGAAGCACAGGATAAAAAAGGATCAGCGGTTTTCTTAAATAGTTTGGCAAATCTCTATAAACGTCGTGGTCAAGTAAAGCTGGCGATCGAGTATTACACCAGAACGCTAAAAGTTGTGACTCAACTGCCAAACCGCCGCTATGAGGCAGAGACCTTAATGAATCTGGCAGGGCTATACGATCAAAAAAATGCCCATCAAACAGCAATTGACTATTACCAAAGTGCTTTGCCAATTCATCGATCGCGCCAGGATCAAACCAGCGAACTAAACGCTTTGATTGGCATCGGAGCAAATCATTATTTGCTGAAGCAATATCGTGGCGCTATTCACTATGGAAAATTAGCCCTGCCCATCTATCGACAACAGCAAGATGCCCTAGGTGAAGCGAGAACCCTGGCAATTATCGGTTCAGCCTATCGCCAACTGCGACAATATGGTCAGTCAATTCACTATCTGGAAACATCAATCCCGCTATATCAACGCGTCCAGAATCAACTCGGTGAAGCCCGTGCAATGTATCAGCTTGGCCAAGTCCATCTTCAGCGTCGTGAGTCCTACCAGGCGATTAAGCGATTTGAGCAAGCCGCCAAACGATATCACGCACTGAGTAATCCGCGTCATCACGCCAAAACCCTAACGCAGATTGCCGATATCTATCACCAGCTAGAGCGCCATCAAGTCGCAATCCGCTACCAAAGGCAGGCGCTATTGCTATATCAGGGAATTAATGACTCCGCCGGGATGACGATCGTGCTCAATGATTTAGGACTGAGCTATCAAGCACATGCACAGTATGCAAAAGCGATCACCTATTATCAGCAATCACGAAAGTTAGCAAAAACAACCAGTGATCAAAATTCCGAAGCAAATGCCTTAATGAACATTGGGAATTCCGCTTATTTCCTGGCTCGCTATCAACAGGCAACCGATTCGCATCAGCAGGCACTCAAGCTATTTCGCCAAGTTGGCAATCAACGCGGCACAGCTAATGCCTTAATGAATCTTGGCAATACAGCCTACTTTCTAGCCCAGAAGCCAAAGGCAATCAAATATTATCAGCAAGCACTCCCCATTTTTCGGACGCTTCAAGATCAAACCGGGGAAGCAAATTTATTAAATAATCTCAGCTTGCTGGATCAAGCTGAGAACGCCAAAAAACATGCTCAGCAAGCATTGAAGCTATATCGGACAACTCAAAATCAAGCCGGTGAAGCCACAGCGCTGATGAACCTAGGGATTATCGATCGCCGACAAGGTCGCTATGCCCCGGCGATTGATCATTACCAACAAGCACTCAGCATTGCGCGTCGGATTAACGATCGGCATCGTGAAGCCCAAGTTTTGAATAATCTCGGTGTAGCTTATCGGAATTTGGGCCAACCCGAATTGGCGATCGTCACCTATCAAAATGCTTTAAGTCTTTTTCAATCGATTAACGTTCGACGTGGGGAAGGTGGGCTTCTGCATAATATTGGATTACTGCTAGAGCAACAGCAGCAGCCCGCTTTAGCGATTATTTTCTATAAGCAGTCGGTGAATGTCCGGGAAGACATTCGAGCCGATATTCCAGCCCTCGATCACGATACCCAGACATCCTATATCCAGTCAGTCGCCGATACCTACCGGAGGTTAGCAAATTTATTGATTGAGCAGGGACGGATTGGAGAAGCGCAGCAAGTATTAGAGCGACTCAAGATTCAGGAATTAAATGATTTTACACAAACGGTACGATCAGCGGA from Romeriopsis navalis LEGE 11480 includes the following:
- a CDS encoding HupE/UreJ family protein, whose amino-acid sequence is MKHLKYLITACCLTLLLIVYSGAGADAHWADSAVGEITITQKSAEFVLTLPSALLDVADDNRDGQITADEIQQNQAVLTNLLNDRVQLTDQTELGQLEQIALRQSAPANPTHTTIALTYRWKTPIEALQATYKLFLPDAPNARCVVTISHQGNTQSVIFSPLSPTASLIKSPILQQAKSFMLLGIEHILTGYDHILFIVSLLLMAGSLSQISVLIMAFTIGHSITLALAVLNVVSLPSQLVESLIALSIVYVAVEAMRRKSMRYRWLTIFGLGMIHGLGFAGILQDLAIIGQRLGITLFSFNLGLEVGQILIIIIGLTVISACQRIRCNQGWRLNLLRTIAAGIAITGSTWFMQRAFLG
- a CDS encoding tetratricopeptide repeat protein produces the protein MKTHSMPRFHKPAWLIVPAVITIVMLTIMARSLNSPTTQANAFSYPFRLDLPGNRDRLKQIQAELSFYKDRVQQAPTSGLNLSALAGTYWKMGKATGEVSWYLLAEKTAQRSLSSLPFDNAGAKLTLAKIAQAQHNFKQTNKITQQILTEQPGNEEAQAILVTSHLATGNLIEADRLVTQLVKSTPTLPTLTLQALVQDARGEASTSQTFEAAIAAEEPGEIGSSAFARVMYGRHYARQGKLQKAESLYQAALEILPNYPLALVQLASLKIRQGKYEAAEQAYNQIVAYSRQEATVFDHVILRGKARIKQLQGQAFTPLLQKAETLLRQETNTGHDATSLEQGSFGHRRELALLLLDRNQPQTNAEALKLMQAEVKVRQDAQTLSALAQAQFRADRHQAAHLSIQKAIATGIADPALFMQAAQIARRLDKPQQAQRYANRATQIDPSFDQQAQRAIGLEI
- a CDS encoding tetratricopeptide repeat protein yields the protein MRLNLSIATLLGILLLGGMGLAQSTFAVSIVQLSPTRRTELQQLYHQGQKAYRDRQYQSAEATWKQGLQITREAQDKKGSAVFLNSLANLYKRRGQVKLAIEYYTRTLKVVTQLPNRRYEAETLMNLAGLYDQKNAHQTAIDYYQSALPIHRSRQDQTSELNALIGIGANHYLLKQYRGAIHYGKLALPIYRQQQDALGEARTLAIIGSAYRQLRQYGQSIHYLETSIPLYQRVQNQLGEARAMYQLGQVHLQRRESYQAIKRFEQAAKRYHALSNPRHHAKTLTQIADIYHQLERHQVAIRYQRQALLLYQGINDSAGMTIVLNDLGLSYQAHAQYAKAITYYQQSRKLAKTTSDQNSEANALMNIGNSAYFLARYQQATDSHQQALKLFRQVGNQRGTANALMNLGNTAYFLAQKPKAIKYYQQALPIFRTLQDQTGEANLLNNLSLLDQAENAKKHAQQALKLYRTTQNQAGEATALMNLGIIDRRQGRYAPAIDHYQQALSIARRINDRHREAQVLNNLGVAYRNLGQPELAIVTYQNALSLFQSINVRRGEGGLLHNIGLLLEQQQQPALAIIFYKQSVNVREDIRADIPALDHDTQTSYIQSVADTYRRLANLLIEQGRIGEAQQVLERLKIQELNDFTQTVRSAETIKPVELNQQEITIQNKYNKLISFGNRFYTCEQQRCADFQQLKTDYQSLSKEFYAFVETAKQQLKADRLQQVNQATADFRQSAQRIVEDHPNSILIYPLVLPNQTRILWSTKGGVFSKAATCAIGQKALSQKISQFRIFLSRVTDEARLKAIGKELYDCLIKPLEPELTASQIQHLIFVPDRMTNYMPMAAVYDGNQYLIERFATSNILSASKTDTRDQLPRQSQSIKILGLGLSEQRPGYDALPYVEKELDQIVKTNAEDQQGIFGGLQFLNQAFDRRALEDNLRDRQILHIATHGEFNPTNPRSSFLLLGNGQPYAIPDIQTIRELRNVHLVVLSACDTGLGGRDNLGLEVSGMSSFFLGDANKAKAVLASLWKVNDESTSILMQQFYQGLAQGQRKTAALRQAQLFMLKQTPNNPVDAPEPNLTHPYYWAPFILMGNGL